From Burkholderia pseudomultivorans, the proteins below share one genomic window:
- a CDS encoding DUF3138 family protein: MKIRHMTALCLLAFEAATASAHTARQTTDASKMKTLEAQVAALQRQVNELRASIVASKAPASANATPGAAKIGTINTAAAEAPPSGSAPAFTNDDLQQMREQIANASLKVDTLQEAATTGPLAGLSITGYVDPLYLYNRAQHSAGFQFLNHDPGAYDYFNSTIGDIYLDIKKTFGVGPMAPSAEIVIQPNRGFGNVFSNAHGGVGNNIVTQAQVNVPLGTTKTFEAGMMTSLAGYEVQPSTQMLTLTHGLLYDFSEPGNLVGIGMKGSNAAMTRFWQVIVGNEVLRTAGAIANAANNTTKSNWTPTITARFDNATSTAFDFGVSGMLGRQSLFSPCPDAGGYGYQCNGSSPTGLYKYVEADMTYTHDKTQVNAQVDYGELQKGAWNGGTARWYGMSLLGHTKWTSSWVGRMGATLRFDYLNNTSNGGGGTNIQYGLAGGNPSVNGSSGFGIDPACFRNSASNGTECKGAQRYAITADLLFYPTEQITVKLEYRHDAANHPVFLKSNGSYSRSNDLAGMQFVYSF; this comes from the coding sequence ATGAAAATCAGACACATGACGGCGCTGTGCCTGCTCGCGTTCGAAGCGGCCACGGCCTCCGCCCACACGGCGCGGCAGACCACCGACGCGAGCAAGATGAAGACGCTGGAGGCGCAGGTCGCCGCGCTGCAGCGGCAAGTGAACGAACTGCGCGCGAGCATCGTCGCGTCGAAGGCGCCGGCCTCGGCCAACGCCACACCGGGCGCCGCGAAAATCGGCACGATCAACACGGCCGCCGCCGAGGCGCCGCCATCCGGCTCGGCGCCCGCGTTCACGAACGACGATCTGCAGCAGATGCGCGAGCAGATCGCCAACGCGTCGCTGAAGGTCGACACGCTGCAGGAAGCGGCGACCACCGGCCCGCTCGCGGGCCTGAGCATCACCGGCTACGTCGATCCGCTGTACCTGTACAACCGCGCGCAGCACTCGGCGGGCTTCCAGTTCCTGAACCACGATCCGGGCGCGTACGACTACTTCAACAGCACGATCGGCGACATCTACCTCGACATCAAGAAGACCTTCGGCGTCGGGCCGATGGCGCCGTCGGCCGAGATCGTGATCCAGCCGAACCGCGGCTTCGGCAACGTGTTCAGCAATGCGCACGGCGGCGTCGGCAACAACATCGTCACGCAGGCGCAGGTCAACGTGCCGCTCGGTACGACGAAGACCTTCGAGGCCGGGATGATGACGAGCCTCGCCGGTTACGAAGTGCAGCCGTCGACGCAGATGCTGACGCTCACGCATGGGCTGCTGTACGACTTCAGCGAACCGGGCAACCTCGTCGGCATCGGAATGAAAGGCTCGAACGCGGCGATGACGCGCTTCTGGCAGGTGATCGTCGGCAACGAGGTGCTGCGCACGGCCGGCGCGATCGCGAACGCGGCGAACAACACGACCAAGAGCAACTGGACGCCGACGATCACCGCGCGCTTCGACAACGCGACGTCGACCGCGTTCGACTTCGGCGTTTCGGGGATGCTCGGCCGGCAGTCGCTGTTCTCGCCATGCCCGGATGCGGGCGGCTACGGCTACCAGTGCAACGGATCGTCGCCGACCGGCCTGTACAAGTACGTCGAAGCCGACATGACCTATACGCACGACAAGACGCAGGTCAACGCGCAGGTCGACTACGGCGAACTGCAGAAGGGCGCATGGAACGGCGGCACCGCGCGCTGGTACGGGATGTCGCTGCTCGGCCATACCAAGTGGACGTCGTCGTGGGTCGGCAGGATGGGCGCGACGCTGCGCTTCGACTATCTGAACAACACGTCGAACGGCGGCGGCGGCACCAACATCCAGTATGGGCTCGCAGGCGGCAATCCGTCGGTGAACGGGTCGAGCGGCTTCGGCATCGATCCGGCCTGCTTCCGGAATTCGGCGTCGAACGGCACCGAGTGCAAGGGCGCGCAACGCTATGCGATCACGGCCGACCTGCTGTTCTATCCGACCGAGCAGATCACCGTGAAGCTCGAGTACCGTCACGACGCGGCGAATCATCCGGTGTTCCTGAAGAGCAACGGGTCGTACTCGCGCAGCAACGACCTCGCCGGGATGCAGTTCGTCTACTCGTTTTGA